From the genome of Cetobacterium somerae ATCC BAA-474:
TTCTTTTTTTAAACTTTTTGAATCTGCTTTATATTTAATAAAATTTTCTAATAGCTTCATTATGCATCACCTAATAGTTCTTTAGCATGTTCTATTACTGCTTCAGATATATTTTTTCCTGCTAACATTCTAGCAATCTCTTTGACTCTTTCATCCTCGTCCAACTCTTTTACCTGTGTTATAGTTTTATTATCTAAAAGTTTTTTTTCTATATAAAATTGTTGAGTTGCCTTTGCAGCTATAGCAGGTGAGTGAGTTATACTCATAACTTGTGTTGTTTCTCCTATCTCTTGAAGTTTATTCGCTATCTTTCTAACAGTTTCACCACCTACACCCGTATCAATCTCATCAAAAATTAATATTGGAATATTGTCCACTTTAGAAAAAATAACTTTTATGGCTAACATTATTCTACTAACTTCTCCACCTGAAGCTACTTTCCATAGAGGCTTTAGCCCTTGTCCAACATTTGTTGATATCATAAACTCCACTTGGTCTATTCCACTTAAAGTCATTGATGTTGATTCTTCAAATTCAATTTTAAAGTTTGCATCTCCCATATTTAGACCTTTTAATTCATCTTGGAGATTTTCTTCAATAATTTTAGCCTTTAATTTTCTTATATCACTTAACTTTTTAGCTAAAGTATAGTATTTTGTTTTAGCTTCGTTTCTATCTTTTTCTAATTTTTTTACTTGAAAACTATTTTCATCCAATAATTGAAGTTTTTCATCGATTTTTTCTCTGTATTGAAGTATCGTACTAATGTCATCTCCATATTTTGATTTTAAACGATTTATTGCGTCAAGTCTTGAAATAACTTTTTCTAGTCTCATATCATCTGCTTCTATATCATCATTTAAATCTCTAATAGAGTCCACACAATCTTGTAAATCATAATAAACTCTCTCTAACCGTTCTAAATTCTCTTGAAATTCTTTTCCATATTTTGAGATTGTCTCTAAATTTTTTCTGCTATTATAAATTATATTTAAAGCATTTTTTTCTCCATCTTTTAATATATTCTCTGTTAATGATAGCTTTTCCTTTATTTTTCCTGCATGAAAAAGTTTTTTATACTCTTCTTCAAGTTTTTCATCTTCTCCATCCTTCAAATTCACCTTGTCAATTTCTTGAAGCTGAAACTCATAAAATTCCTTTTTTTCAAGAGTTTCTCTTTTATTTTTTTCCACATCTTGAATTCTTCTCTCTAAACTCGAATATTCATTATAAATAACTTCTAATTGTTTTTTTATAGCAATTCCATCATCACCTAAAAATCTGTCTAAAAGTCTTAGATGGTTGCTTTTATTTAAAAGCATTTGATGAGAATGTTGTCCTACAATATCAACTAAAGTTCCCATTATCTCTTTCAAACTAGACATTGGTACTCTTATGTTATTTACAAAAGCTTTTCCTTTTCCATTCTTATCTATATGTCTTCTTACAATAACTTCATTATCTTCAGCTTCTATGCCTAACTCTTTTAATTCAGCTTCTTGTTCCTCATTAACTGCAAATACACCCTGTGCTAAGAGATATTCCTCTCCATCTCTTACCATATCAGCACTGGCTTTTTCTCCTATTAAAAGATTTATTCCACTTAAAATTATTGATTTCCCTGCTCCAGTTTCTCCAGTTAAAACAATCAATCCATTTTTAAACTCTAAATCTACTTTTTCTATTATAGCTAAATTTTCAATTTTCAACTCTTTTAACATAGATTATCTCCCCACTTTAACTTATCTCTCAAAATCCCATAGTAATCTCTATTTTCTGGCAAAATAAGATTTATTTTTTCTTGAGAATAATATACCAATATATGCTCTTCGTCTTCTATCTCTCTCTCAATTTCACCATCTACTATTATACAACCTTTTTGCCCGGGTTTTAAAGTTAATATTAACCTTTCATCGCCACTTATTATTATAGGTCTTGTTGCCAAATTATGAGGAGCTAAAGGAGTTACAACTATTGCCTTTATTTGCGGCATAACTATTGGTCCACCAGCTGAAAGAGAGTACGCCGTAGACCCTGTTGGTGTTGCAACTATTATTCCATCTGCCTTATAATCACATATTTTAGTATTTTCTGTGTTCATAGATATATTTAAAATTTTTGAGCTAGCCATTTTTTTAGAAATAACAATCTCATTTAACACATCTATTTTTTCTCCTTTTATAACTATCTCTAAAAGCTGTCTACTCTCTTTTCTTACTATTCCTTTTAAATAATTAATAAAAGTAGGTTCAAACTCATCTATTTTTATTTCTGTTAAAAAGCCTAAAGAACCTGCATTAATTGCAAAGATATCTATATTTTTATTTTTTATTAGCGTTTTAGAAGCTCTAAGTAGAGTTCCATCTCCTCCTATAACAACAGCAAATTTTGCTTCTAATACATGAGTTTCAGGAACTATCTCTATATCATTTTTCAAAAAA
Proteins encoded in this window:
- the recN gene encoding DNA repair protein RecN; translated protein: MLKELKIENLAIIEKVDLEFKNGLIVLTGETGAGKSIILSGINLLIGEKASADMVRDGEEYLLAQGVFAVNEEQEAELKELGIEAEDNEVIVRRHIDKNGKGKAFVNNIRVPMSSLKEIMGTLVDIVGQHSHQMLLNKSNHLRLLDRFLGDDGIAIKKQLEVIYNEYSSLERRIQDVEKNKRETLEKKEFYEFQLQEIDKVNLKDGEDEKLEEEYKKLFHAGKIKEKLSLTENILKDGEKNALNIIYNSRKNLETISKYGKEFQENLERLERVYYDLQDCVDSIRDLNDDIEADDMRLEKVISRLDAINRLKSKYGDDISTILQYREKIDEKLQLLDENSFQVKKLEKDRNEAKTKYYTLAKKLSDIRKLKAKIIEENLQDELKGLNMGDANFKIEFEESTSMTLSGIDQVEFMISTNVGQGLKPLWKVASGGEVSRIMLAIKVIFSKVDNIPILIFDEIDTGVGGETVRKIANKLQEIGETTQVMSITHSPAIAAKATQQFYIEKKLLDNKTITQVKELDEDERVKEIARMLAGKNISEAVIEHAKELLGDA
- a CDS encoding NAD(+)/NADH kinase, yielding MKGTIIYNEDKKEAVKLYHQLTEFFLKNDIEIVPETHVLEAKFAVVIGGDGTLLRASKTLIKNKNIDIFAINAGSLGFLTEIKIDEFEPTFINYLKGIVRKESRQLLEIVIKGEKIDVLNEIVISKKMASSKILNISMNTENTKICDYKADGIIVATPTGSTAYSLSAGGPIVMPQIKAIVVTPLAPHNLATRPIIISGDERLILTLKPGQKGCIIVDGEIEREIEDEEHILVYYSQEKINLILPENRDYYGILRDKLKWGDNLC